Within Cellulophaga sp. L1A9, the genomic segment AAGCAACTTCAGATGTATTTCAACTTACTTCTTTATACGGTCGTAATATAACAAAGACTTTAGCAGCTTCTGCTTTGGTAGATTATAGAACAACGGTATTAAATAACTTTAACGATCCAGGATACTTAGACTTGGGTATTGGTGCTACTTGGACTCCTATTCAGGATTTAGTGGTTGTAATTCACCCTTTAAACTACAATTTTGTATTTAGTAAAGGTGATGATTCTATTTTTGAATCTTCTTTAGGTGCTAAAATTGTTGCAGATTATACTAGAAAAATTGGCGCAATAAACTTTAAGACAAACTTATCTATGTTTCAGAGTTATAAGAGTGCTGATTACTCTAACTTAACTTGGACAAACAATTTCGGTTATACTTTATGGAAAGGTATTGGAGTTGGTTTTGACTTTGGTTTAAGAAGTAATAAGCAAGAAGCATTAAACTATGCAATCAATACTTTAGAAGAAACAACAACTACTTTTGA encodes:
- a CDS encoding DUF3078 domain-containing protein: MKKLVFTMIASFAITAGFSQTVEELKAEQGPKKDSIAALQGRVDAIQAQIDGMPGWKIGAFGTIGGSISSFSNWYAQGTPDNSSGSIGFTVNAFANLKEEKFFWRNSANVNFAWVKLDDKNDPTDDDSFQATSDVFQLTSLYGRNITKTLAASALVDYRTTVLNNFNDPGYLDLGIGATWTPIQDLVVVIHPLNYNFVFSKGDDSIFESSLGAKIVADYTRKIGAINFKTNLSMFQSYKSADYSNLTWTNNFGYTLWKGIGVGFDFGLRSNKQEALNYAINTLEETTTTFDTVDNKLQTYWMAGLNYSF